In Kitasatospora gansuensis, a genomic segment contains:
- a CDS encoding sensor histidine kinase, producing the protein MSGGAAVSGSSTRDPGTDRLTVVMYGAFLLLLGASLLRYLLRHGDSDRAGWVIGLSLALALAQLPELPWLRTGSRPVRVVRLAVVAWLWAVLVLLAPSFAWCAVPLIYTALRTLPARAAIPLVIAMTALVVYSEEKLTGLDPVGLIAPPAVAGLATVVFLQMERQAERQRALIEDLVSTRTELAATERREGTLAERQRLAIEIHDTLAQGLSSQQMLLQAADRTWDSDPATARSHVHTAASIAARNLAEARRFVRDLAPADLADGTGLDQALRILAERETAESGLTVRCHLDGTPVPLPDAVQSALLRIAQGALANVREHAGARTAALTLSYLGDQVVLDIGDDGQGFGSPAESEPESEGRGHGLPAMRARVRQLGGTLSVESTPGEGTVVTAAIPLEAP; encoded by the coding sequence GCACCGACCGGCTCACCGTGGTGATGTACGGCGCGTTCCTGCTGCTGCTCGGCGCCTCGCTGCTGCGCTACCTGCTCCGGCACGGCGACAGCGACCGGGCCGGCTGGGTGATCGGGCTGAGCCTGGCGCTGGCGCTGGCCCAACTGCCGGAGCTGCCCTGGCTGCGGACCGGCTCGCGCCCGGTCCGGGTGGTCCGGCTGGCCGTGGTGGCCTGGCTCTGGGCGGTCCTGGTCCTGCTCGCGCCGAGCTTCGCGTGGTGCGCGGTGCCGCTGATCTACACCGCGCTGCGCACCCTGCCGGCCCGGGCCGCGATCCCACTGGTGATCGCGATGACCGCGCTGGTGGTGTACTCCGAGGAGAAGCTCACCGGCCTCGACCCGGTCGGCCTGATCGCCCCGCCCGCCGTGGCCGGGCTGGCCACCGTGGTCTTCCTGCAGATGGAACGGCAGGCCGAACGGCAGCGCGCGCTGATCGAGGACCTGGTCTCCACCCGGACCGAACTGGCCGCCACCGAACGGCGCGAGGGCACCCTGGCGGAGCGTCAGCGGCTGGCCATCGAGATCCACGACACGCTGGCCCAGGGCCTCTCCAGCCAGCAGATGCTACTCCAGGCGGCCGACCGCACCTGGGACAGCGACCCGGCCACCGCCCGGTCCCACGTACACACCGCGGCCTCGATCGCCGCCCGCAACCTGGCCGAGGCCCGCCGCTTCGTCCGCGACCTCGCCCCGGCCGACCTGGCCGACGGGACCGGTCTCGACCAGGCGCTCCGCATCCTGGCCGAACGGGAGACCGCCGAGAGCGGACTGACCGTCCGGTGCCACCTGGACGGCACGCCGGTGCCGCTGCCGGACGCCGTCCAGAGCGCACTGCTGCGGATCGCCCAGGGCGCGCTGGCCAACGTCCGCGAGCACGCGGGGGCCAGGACCGCCGCACTCACCCTGTCCTACCTGGGCGACCAGGTGGTGCTGGACATCGGCGACGACGGGCAGGGGTTCGGCAGCCCGGCCGAGTCCGAGCCCGAGTCCGAGGGCCGGGGCCACGGGCTGCCCGCGATGCGGGCCCGGGTCCGGCAGCTCGGCGGCACGCTGAGCGTCGAGAGCACCCCCGGCGAAGGCACCGTGGTCACCGCGGCGATCCCTCTGGAGGCACCGTGA